The Bacillus sp. (in: firmicutes) genome has a segment encoding these proteins:
- a CDS encoding ABC transporter permease yields MLETLLPNVKWPKMWESTIETLYMTGISVAATFILGIILGLLLFLTSKGNIWENKAINSIVAAFVNIFRSIPFIILIILLIPFTKLIVGRILGANAALPALIIGAAPFYARMVEIALREIDKGVLEAARAMGAKTTTIIFKVLLPESMPALISGITVTAIALVGYTAMAGAVGAGGLGNLAFLEGYSRNHNDVTILATILILVIVFTIQFIGDIVTSKIDKR; encoded by the coding sequence ATGCTTGAGACATTACTTCCGAATGTGAAATGGCCTAAAATGTGGGAGTCCACAATCGAAACATTATATATGACAGGCATATCTGTTGCAGCGACATTTATTCTTGGCATTATTCTTGGACTATTATTATTTCTAACTTCGAAAGGTAATATTTGGGAAAATAAAGCAATCAATTCGATTGTTGCGGCATTTGTTAACATTTTCCGTTCAATACCATTTATTATCCTAATAATTTTACTCATACCATTTACAAAATTAATAGTCGGTCGAATACTCGGTGCTAATGCTGCTCTTCCAGCACTCATTATTGGTGCAGCACCATTTTATGCACGTATGGTAGAAATCGCCTTAAGAGAAATTGATAAAGGAGTCTTGGAAGCAGCGCGGGCAATGGGGGCAAAAACAACGACGATTATTTTTAAGGTGTTGTTGCCTGAATCGATGCCAGCCTTAATTTCAGGGATTACTGTAACGGCGATTGCGCTTGTTGGCTATACAGCAATGGCTGGTGCAGTTGGAGCAGGCGGTCTTGGAAACCTTGCATTTTTAGAAGGATATTCACGTAATCATAATGATGTCACAATTTTAGCGACTATCTTAATTTTAGTAATTGTTTTTACCATTCAGTTTATTGGTGACATTGTCACTTCTAAAATAGATAAAAGATAA
- a CDS encoding SCP2 sterol-binding domain-containing protein — protein sequence MGKNDVEKALQNFISRLKYASHILPLLENENITVLFCPFEDNEITLVLNGNDVSLNNRNGHDGYALTIRGDSTTLIELIEGREKLQTLKKRGELAVEGKFRYILKVESILYCCSFELSKS from the coding sequence ATGGGAAAGAATGATGTGGAGAAAGCGTTACAAAATTTCATTAGCCGTTTGAAATATGCCTCTCATATTTTACCGTTATTAGAAAATGAAAATATAACAGTGCTGTTTTGTCCGTTTGAAGATAATGAAATTACTTTAGTATTAAATGGAAATGATGTAAGCTTAAACAATCGAAATGGTCATGACGGATACGCTTTAACAATCCGTGGTGATTCCACAACACTTATCGAGCTAATTGAAGGTAGAGAGAAATTGCAAACTCTCAAAAAAAGAGGAGAACTAGCTGTAGAGGGGAAATTTCGCTATATTTTAAAAGTAGAGTCAATATTATATTGTTGCTCTTTTGAACTAAGCAAATCATAA
- a CDS encoding anti-sigma factor domain-containing protein, with translation MNKGIVMEIKNRKAVVLTTDGAFEHVTLKQGQHIEIGSEIDVPVSNYFSLFQAKRLAISIAAVVAVLLLFFTQFSMFKQSNLAVAAYISLDINPSLEVGVNEKLKVVEVIPINEDGKNIVSQIQENYRNQSLSQFINHTMELAKKDGYLKENHDVLVTTTYINKNAEAAVEANLNEIKKDIETDGVVVTTLKGDENTRKEAKDVGVSTGKYLLYKEAKENLTVEETKDLSVTKIYERLEQKKQKSSKKEIEKQQKTDNRAEKRTEKNNGKEENGKDKTQNVIKKQNDSNKNAKDVKIKKDEKNASNKKSDNENNKKNKETNPNIKKSWEDSSPKNKQTGNRKDDEKQNYRIDKHPNQSDKRKNERSQKGNNQGKGGNNQKHNN, from the coding sequence ATGAATAAAGGAATTGTAATGGAAATCAAAAATCGGAAAGCAGTCGTTTTAACAACAGATGGAGCTTTTGAACATGTTACTCTAAAGCAAGGCCAACATATTGAAATTGGTTCAGAAATCGATGTGCCCGTATCAAACTACTTTAGTCTTTTTCAAGCTAAGCGGCTAGCCATTTCGATTGCAGCGGTTGTCGCTGTATTGCTTTTGTTTTTTACCCAGTTTTCAATGTTTAAGCAAAGTAATTTAGCTGTTGCCGCCTATATTAGCTTAGATATAAATCCGAGTCTAGAAGTAGGTGTAAATGAAAAATTAAAGGTTGTCGAAGTCATTCCAATAAATGAGGATGGAAAAAATATAGTTTCGCAAATTCAAGAAAACTATCGTAACCAATCATTGTCACAATTCATTAATCACACAATGGAATTAGCAAAAAAAGATGGTTATCTCAAAGAAAATCATGATGTATTAGTTACAACAACATACATTAATAAAAATGCCGAAGCAGCAGTTGAAGCTAATCTTAATGAAATTAAAAAGGATATAGAAACAGATGGTGTTGTTGTTACAACGTTAAAAGGTGATGAAAACACAAGAAAAGAGGCAAAGGATGTAGGAGTTTCAACCGGAAAGTATTTACTATATAAAGAAGCGAAGGAAAACCTGACGGTGGAGGAAACGAAGGATCTTTCCGTTACAAAAATTTATGAGAGGCTAGAACAAAAAAAGCAAAAGTCATCTAAAAAAGAAATTGAAAAACAACAAAAAACTGATAATAGAGCCGAGAAAAGAACTGAAAAAAATAATGGTAAAGAAGAAAATGGGAAAGACAAAACTCAAAATGTGATTAAAAAGCAAAATGACAGTAATAAAAACGCTAAAGATGTGAAAATCAAAAAAGACGAGAAAAACGCAAGCAATAAGAAAAGTGATAATGAAAATAATAAGAAAAACAAAGAAACGAATCCGAATATAAAAAAATCTTGGGAAGATTCCTCGCCAAAAAACAAGCAAACAGGCAATAGGAAGGACGATGAAAAACAAAACTATCGTATAGATAAACATCCAAACCAAAGTGATAAGCGGAAAAATGAACGAAGTCAAAAGGGAAACAATCAAGGTAAAGGCGGCAATAATCAAAAGCATAATAATTAG
- a CDS encoding methionine ABC transporter ATP-binding protein, whose amino-acid sequence MITLKGVEKIFKSNAIEVRAVDQVDLRINEGEIYGIIGYSGAGKSTLIRLLNRLEQATTGIVEVAGRNLTNIKGAELRKARQEIGMIFQHFNLLWSRTVRENIAFPLEIAGVPKVERLKRVDELIKLVGLEGREEAYPSQLSGGQKQRVGIARALANHPKVLLCDEATSALDPQTTDQILDLLVDINEKLGLTIVLITHEMHVIRKICHRVAVMENGRIVEEGSVLEVFSKPKKPITKRFVQQVTEPEQTMETIDHLLQKYPNGKVIQLTFVGDNAEQPLMNDLIRKFKINVNILQGKISQTQNGAYGTLFIHLEGEVNEIDKALAFIREHKVEVEVIVHA is encoded by the coding sequence ATGATTACTTTAAAAGGTGTCGAAAAGATTTTTAAATCGAATGCTATTGAGGTTAGAGCGGTTGACCAAGTTGATTTAAGAATTAACGAAGGTGAAATATATGGAATCATTGGATATAGTGGTGCGGGTAAAAGTACACTTATTCGCTTATTAAATAGACTTGAACAAGCTACAACTGGGATAGTTGAAGTTGCAGGACGCAATTTAACAAATATCAAAGGTGCTGAGCTACGGAAAGCCCGCCAAGAAATCGGGATGATTTTTCAACATTTTAACCTTTTATGGTCAAGAACGGTTAGGGAAAATATTGCGTTTCCGTTAGAAATAGCCGGGGTTCCTAAAGTGGAACGGCTGAAAAGAGTTGATGAGCTTATTAAACTAGTAGGTTTAGAAGGAAGAGAAGAGGCCTACCCTTCCCAGCTTAGTGGTGGTCAAAAGCAACGAGTCGGCATTGCTAGAGCGCTAGCTAACCATCCGAAAGTGCTTTTATGTGATGAAGCAACTTCGGCTTTAGACCCGCAAACAACAGACCAAATCTTAGACCTACTTGTTGATATTAATGAAAAATTAGGGCTTACGATTGTCTTAATCACTCATGAAATGCACGTCATTCGCAAAATTTGTCATCGTGTTGCTGTTATGGAAAATGGCCGAATTGTTGAAGAAGGCTCTGTACTTGAAGTATTCAGCAAGCCAAAAAAGCCGATTACAAAACGGTTTGTCCAACAAGTAACAGAGCCCGAGCAAACAATGGAAACAATTGATCATTTATTACAGAAATATCCGAATGGCAAGGTTATTCAGCTTACCTTTGTTGGTGATAACGCTGAACAACCGTTAATGAATGATTTAATCCGTAAATTTAAGATTAACGTAAATATTTTGCAAGGCAAAATTTCGCAAACGCAAAATGGCGCCTACGGAACTTTGTTCATACATCTTGAAGGAGAAGTAAATGAAATTGACAAAGCGCTTGCTTTTATTCGTGAACATAAAGTTGAAGTGGAGGTAATCGTTCATGCTTGA
- the gcvH gene encoding glycine cleavage system protein GcvH gives MSIPKDLRYSKEHEWVKVEGDKIRVGITDFAQHELGDIVFVELPEVGAELTADEPFGSVESVKTVSELYAPISGKVIEINSDLEDSPELVNESPYEKAWMIVVEPSDSSELDQLLTAEQYEELIKED, from the coding sequence ATGAGTATACCAAAGGATTTACGTTATTCAAAAGAGCATGAATGGGTAAAAGTAGAAGGAGATAAAATCCGCGTAGGAATTACAGATTTTGCACAACATGAATTAGGAGATATTGTGTTTGTTGAACTTCCTGAAGTTGGCGCGGAATTAACGGCTGATGAACCATTTGGAAGCGTTGAATCAGTAAAAACCGTTTCAGAGCTTTATGCCCCTATCAGCGGGAAAGTTATTGAAATAAACAGTGATCTTGAAGATAGCCCTGAATTAGTAAATGAATCTCCATATGAAAAAGCATGGATGATTGTGGTTGAGCCGTCTGATTCTTCAGAATTGGATCAACTACTGACTGCTGAGCAATATGAGGAACTAATTAAAGAAGATTAA
- the sigI gene encoding RNA polymerase sigma-I factor, translating to MKPIHIKSWFKSKRSKTEGEMEELVLKAQSGDGRIRHDLLEQYKPFVKKVVSKACKRYISEAMDEFSIGLLALNEAIDQYKKEQGSKFLTFASIVINRRIIDYIRKESRHHHIYLPDEEDEDGNIQENYIERKASLEKYEAIEASKKRVEEIKEYQKLLLSYGITFEALSGECPKHLDARENAKRIAKIVVENIEIKKALVEKRRLPVKELETLVSCSRKTIERNRKYIIAIALIHIGQFHALKSYIEPERGGHRNE from the coding sequence ATGAAGCCTATACATATAAAATCATGGTTTAAAAGTAAACGTTCTAAAACCGAAGGGGAAATGGAAGAACTTGTATTGAAAGCCCAAAGCGGAGATGGACGAATACGCCATGATTTGCTTGAGCAATACAAGCCATTTGTCAAAAAAGTTGTCTCGAAAGCATGCAAACGATATATATCGGAAGCAATGGACGAATTTAGTATTGGCTTGCTAGCGCTAAATGAAGCAATAGACCAATATAAGAAGGAGCAGGGAAGTAAGTTCTTAACCTTCGCAAGCATTGTTATTAATAGAAGAATAATAGATTATATTCGGAAAGAAAGCAGGCACCATCATATTTACTTGCCAGATGAAGAAGATGAAGATGGCAATATTCAAGAAAACTATATTGAGCGCAAAGCGTCTCTAGAAAAATATGAAGCAATTGAAGCAAGTAAAAAGAGAGTTGAAGAAATAAAGGAGTATCAAAAGCTGTTGTTAAGCTATGGCATAACCTTTGAGGCGCTAAGTGGCGAATGCCCAAAACATCTTGATGCAAGGGAAAATGCGAAAAGAATCGCCAAAATAGTTGTAGAAAATATTGAAATAAAGAAGGCACTTGTAGAAAAAAGACGACTGCCAGTAAAAGAATTAGAAACACTTGTATCGTGTAGCCGGAAAACAATCGAAAGGAATCGAAAGTATATTATTGCAATAGCTTTAATCCATATTGGTCAATTCCATGCTCTAAAATCTTATATTGAGCCGGAGAGAGGAGGGCACAGAAATGAATAA
- the sufC gene encoding Fe-S cluster assembly ATPase SufC, which yields MSSTLSIKDLYVEIEGKEILKGVNLEVKGGEIHAIMGPNGTGKSTLASSIMGHPKYTVTKGSITLDGKNVLEMEVDERARAGLFLGMQYPSEITGVTNSDFLRSAINARRGEGNEISLMKFIRSMDEKMQFLDMDLNMAQRYLNEGFSGGEKKRNEILQLMMLEPKIAILDEIDSGLDIDALKVVSKGINEMRGENFGCLMITHYQRLLNYIKPDVVHVMMQGRVVKTGGAELAERLEAEGYDWIKKELGIEDETVGQEA from the coding sequence ATGTCATCTACTTTATCAATTAAAGATCTATATGTTGAGATTGAGGGGAAGGAAATTTTAAAAGGTGTAAACCTTGAAGTAAAAGGCGGGGAAATTCATGCAATCATGGGCCCTAACGGTACAGGGAAATCAACGCTAGCTTCCTCAATTATGGGACATCCAAAATATACAGTAACAAAAGGCAGTATTACACTTGATGGAAAAAATGTACTTGAGATGGAAGTAGATGAGCGTGCACGTGCTGGCTTATTTTTAGGAATGCAATATCCAAGTGAGATTACCGGCGTTACAAATTCTGACTTTTTAAGATCCGCCATCAACGCTCGTCGTGGTGAAGGAAATGAAATTTCATTAATGAAATTCATCCGTTCAATGGATGAAAAAATGCAGTTTTTAGATATGGATCTTAATATGGCACAACGCTATTTAAATGAAGGCTTTTCCGGCGGTGAGAAAAAGCGTAATGAAATTTTACAATTAATGATGCTTGAGCCGAAAATTGCGATTTTAGATGAAATTGATTCAGGTCTTGATATTGATGCGTTAAAGGTTGTATCAAAAGGGATTAATGAAATGCGCGGCGAAAACTTTGGCTGTTTAATGATCACTCACTATCAACGTCTACTGAACTATATTAAGCCTGACGTTGTTCACGTTATGATGCAAGGCCGTGTTGTCAAAACAGGTGGAGCTGAATTAGCGGAACGTTTGGAAGCGGAAGGATACGATTGGATCAAAAAAGAGCTAGGAATCGAAGACGAAACTGTAGGTCAAGAAGCGTAA
- a CDS encoding ABC transporter substrate-binding protein, with protein MKKLLLLLTSLFVIFALAACGGGNANKETAEENQQQPAKTEDTTKSVKLVVGASNVPHAEILEHAESILAEKGIELEIVPFQDYVLPNKALDGKELDVNYFQHIPYLELQKKEFDYDFVNVGGVHIEPIGVYSQKYKSLEELPKGAEIIMSNSVSDHGRMLSMLEEKGLIKLKEGVDKSAATVDDIVENLKKIKFITSVEPSLLAQAYKNGEGDAVLINSNFALDADLDPAKDPIAIESPENNPYVNIVVARAGDENRPEIKTLVEVLQSKEIADFITEKYKGAVIPANE; from the coding sequence ATGAAAAAATTATTACTTCTATTGACTTCACTATTTGTCATTTTTGCGCTTGCAGCATGTGGTGGAGGCAACGCAAACAAAGAAACAGCAGAGGAAAATCAACAACAGCCAGCAAAAACAGAAGACACAACGAAAAGTGTAAAACTAGTCGTTGGTGCTTCAAATGTTCCTCATGCGGAAATTTTAGAACATGCGGAGTCAATTTTAGCTGAAAAAGGCATTGAACTTGAAATTGTTCCATTCCAAGATTATGTTTTGCCTAACAAGGCTTTAGATGGAAAAGAACTAGACGTTAATTATTTTCAGCATATTCCTTACTTAGAGTTACAGAAAAAAGAATTTGATTATGATTTCGTCAATGTTGGTGGCGTTCATATTGAGCCAATTGGTGTTTATTCACAAAAATATAAGTCACTTGAAGAGCTTCCAAAAGGTGCAGAAATCATCATGAGCAACTCTGTTTCAGACCATGGTCGGATGTTATCAATGCTTGAAGAAAAAGGTTTAATTAAACTGAAAGAAGGCGTTGATAAATCAGCGGCAACTGTCGATGATATTGTTGAAAATCTAAAGAAAATAAAGTTTATTACTAGTGTTGAGCCAAGCCTATTAGCGCAAGCATACAAAAATGGCGAAGGTGATGCTGTGTTAATTAACTCAAACTTTGCCTTAGATGCTGATTTAGACCCAGCGAAAGACCCAATTGCGATTGAATCACCAGAAAACAATCCCTATGTAAATATTGTCGTCGCTCGTGCAGGTGATGAAAATCGTCCAGAAATCAAAACATTAGTTGAAGTATTGCAATCGAAAGAAATTGCTGACTTTATAACTGAAAAATATAAAGGTGCTGTCATCCCGGCAAATGAATAA
- a CDS encoding arsenate reductase family protein, which produces MAITFYWYPKCGTCRNAKKWLESHNIPFNEIHIVENTPSREQLEEFYKKSGLELKKFFNTSGQKYRELGLKDKVKTASDDELLNLLASDGMLIKRPITTDGKKVTVGFNEEQFKETWL; this is translated from the coding sequence ATGGCAATTACGTTTTATTGGTACCCTAAATGCGGTACATGTCGAAATGCAAAGAAATGGTTAGAAAGTCATAATATTCCTTTCAATGAAATACATATTGTGGAAAATACACCTTCAAGAGAACAGCTTGAAGAGTTTTATAAAAAAAGCGGCCTTGAATTGAAGAAATTTTTTAATACAAGCGGCCAAAAATATCGGGAACTTGGATTAAAGGACAAAGTAAAAACTGCAAGCGATGATGAATTGCTAAACTTATTAGCCTCCGATGGCATGCTTATTAAACGGCCAATAACGACGGATGGAAAAAAGGTTACTGTCGGTTTTAATGAGGAGCAATTTAAAGAAACTTGGTTATAA
- a CDS encoding toprim domain-containing protein — MERIDVEKVIIVEGISDKKKIEPLFLDFVEIICTNGTVSTEKIEELVNEYDLDNKEVYILADADYAGEKLRKQFKRELPNAIHIYIDKVYHEVATTPEYHLAAALLNKHFNVDPKYLIK; from the coding sequence TTGGAACGAATCGATGTTGAGAAGGTAATTATTGTTGAAGGAATATCAGATAAGAAAAAAATTGAGCCACTTTTTCTTGATTTCGTTGAGATAATTTGTACAAATGGCACGGTGAGCACAGAAAAAATTGAAGAGCTTGTCAATGAATATGATCTTGATAACAAAGAGGTCTATATATTGGCTGATGCTGATTATGCTGGAGAAAAATTAAGAAAGCAATTTAAAAGGGAATTGCCAAATGCCATTCATATTTATATTGATAAAGTATATCATGAGGTTGCAACTACTCCTGAATATCATTTAGCAGCGGCTCTCTTAAACAAACATTTTAATGTTGATCCAAAGTATTTAATTAAATAA
- a CDS encoding O-acetylhomoserine aminocarboxypropyltransferase/cysteine synthase: MSSQKNYRIETLGIHGGLQLDEGTRAQATAIYPSNAYLFKDAEHAANLFSLAEPGYIYTRLHNPTCTVFEERISLLEGGVGALSVASGSSAITLAILNIAGAGDEIVAASTLYGGTYNLFAQTLPKYGINFKFVDPTDPENFRRAITDKTKAVFAETIGNPSLHVLDIEAVANIAHEAGIPLIIDNTFASPYLCRPIEFGADIVVHSATKWLGGNGTTLGGVIIDGGKFDWNSPKFPGFTNPDPSYNGLVYARDIGAAAFIIKARVQLLRDMGPALSPFAAFQLNLGLETLHVRMKEHIANTRKVLEYLQSHPAVEWVLHPELENHPSNPYVAKYLPKGAGSVVVFGIKGGREAGAKLINNVQLWSHVANVGDAKSLIIHPASTTHSQLSEEELKKSGVSEDLIRLSIGIENIDDILEDLEQAIEKATGITSK, from the coding sequence ATGAGTAGTCAAAAAAATTACCGTATTGAAACTTTAGGAATTCACGGCGGTCTACAGCTTGATGAAGGGACACGTGCGCAAGCAACGGCAATCTACCCATCAAATGCCTATTTATTTAAAGATGCAGAGCATGCAGCAAATTTATTTTCATTAGCAGAGCCTGGGTACATATATACTAGACTTCACAATCCAACTTGCACTGTATTCGAAGAAAGAATTTCCCTATTAGAAGGAGGAGTGGGTGCCCTTTCTGTTGCAAGTGGTTCGTCAGCCATCACACTAGCGATTTTAAATATTGCTGGAGCTGGTGATGAAATTGTAGCCGCATCAACGCTTTATGGTGGAACTTATAATTTATTTGCACAAACATTACCAAAGTATGGCATTAATTTTAAGTTTGTTGATCCAACAGATCCTGAAAATTTCCGCAGAGCGATAACCGACAAAACAAAAGCAGTTTTTGCGGAAACAATTGGCAACCCAAGCTTACATGTATTAGATATCGAAGCGGTAGCAAATATTGCACATGAAGCAGGCATTCCACTTATTATTGATAATACATTTGCGTCACCATATTTATGCCGACCAATCGAATTTGGGGCTGATATTGTTGTTCACTCTGCAACTAAATGGCTAGGCGGAAACGGTACAACGCTTGGTGGCGTGATTATTGATGGAGGTAAGTTTGATTGGAATTCACCGAAATTCCCAGGCTTTACAAACCCAGACCCAAGCTATAACGGTCTTGTCTATGCAAGAGATATCGGGGCAGCAGCCTTTATTATCAAAGCTAGAGTGCAATTATTACGTGATATGGGACCTGCATTAAGTCCGTTTGCCGCTTTCCAACTAAATTTAGGTTTAGAAACTTTACATGTACGGATGAAGGAACATATTGCTAACACAAGAAAAGTGCTTGAATATTTACAAAGTCACCCTGCTGTTGAGTGGGTATTGCATCCAGAATTAGAAAACCACCCTTCAAATCCCTATGTTGCTAAATACTTGCCAAAAGGAGCTGGCTCAGTAGTCGTATTTGGAATTAAAGGTGGGCGTGAAGCGGGTGCAAAATTAATAAACAATGTACAGCTTTGGTCACATGTTGCCAATGTTGGTGATGCAAAAAGTTTAATTATCCACCCAGCGAGCACGACGCATTCACAATTAAGTGAAGAAGAATTGAAGAAATCAGGGGTATCGGAAGACTTAATTCGCCTATCAATTGGTATTGAAAATATTGATGATATTTTAGAGGATTTAGAACAAGCAATTGAAAAAGCAACAGGCATTACTTCAAAATAA